The Melitaea cinxia chromosome 9, ilMelCinx1.1, whole genome shotgun sequence DNA segment GCCAGCAGCTCGCGGCGCAGCTCCGCCAGGCGCGCCTCGCGCACGGCCACGCGCGTCACGGCGCGCCACGCGTCCCGCGAGCGGTAGCGGAACCCCTCCACCGACTGCAGCGCGAACTGTACCGCCCGGCGCCGCACGACACACATCGTCTATAACACACCGACCTGCAGCCGGCGGCAGGCCAGCAGCTCGCGGCGCAGCTCCGCCAGGCGCGCCTCGCGCACGGCCACGCGCGTCACGGCGCGCCACGCGTCCCGCGAGCGGTAGCGGAACCCCTCCACCGACTGCAGCGCGAACTGTACCGCCCGGCGCCGCACGACACACATCGTCTATAACACACCGACCTGCAGCCGGCGGCAGGCCAGCAGCTCGCGGCGCAGCTCCGCCAGGCGCGCCTCGCGCACGGCCACGCGCGTCACGGCGCGCCACGCGTCCCGCGAGCGGTAGCGGAACCCCTCCACCGACTGCAGCGCGAACTGTACCGCCCGGCGCCGCACGACACACATCGTCTATAACACACCGACCTGCAGCCGGCGGCAGGCCAGCAGCTCGCGGCGCAGCTCCGCCAGGCGCGCCTCGCGCACGGCCACGCGCGTCACGGCGCGCCACGCGTCCCGCGAGCGGTAGCGGAACCCCTCCACCGACTGCAGCGCGAACTGTACCGCCCGGCGCCGCACGACACACATCGTCTACAACACACCGACCTGCAGCCGGCGGCAGGCCAGCAGCTCGCGGCGCAGCTCCGCCAGGCGCGCCTCGCGCACGGCCACGCGCGTCACGGCGCGCCACGCGTCCCGCGAGCGGTAGCGGAACCCCTCCACCGACTGCAGCGCGAACTGTACCGCCCGGCGCCGCACGACACACATCGTCTATAACACACCGACCTGCAGCCGGCGGCAGGCCAGCAGCTCGCGGCGCAGCTCCGCCAGGCGCGCCTCGCGCACGGCCACGCGCGTCACGGCGCGCCACGCGTCCCGCGAGCGGTAGCGGAACCCCTCCACCGACTGCAGCGCGAACTGTACCGCCCGGCGCCGCACGACACACATCGTCTATAACACACCGACCTGCAGCCGGCGGCAGGCCAGCAGCTCGCGGCGCAGCTCCGCCAGGCGCGCCTCGCGCACGGCCACGCGCGTCACGGCGCGCCACGCGTCCCGCGAGCGGTAGCGGAACCCCTCCACCGACTGCAGCGCGAACTGTACCGCCCGGCGCCGCACGACACACATCGTCTATAACACACCGACCTGCAGCCGGCGGCAGGCCAGCAGCTCGCGGCGCAGCTCCGCCAGGCGCGCCTCGCGCACGGCCACGCGCGTCACGGCGCGCCACGCGTCCCGCGAGCGGTAGCGGAACCCCTCCACCGACTGCAGCGCGAACTGTACCGCCCGGCGCCGCACGACACACATCGTCTATAACACACCGACCTGCAGCCGGCGGCAGGCCAGCAGCTCGCGGCGCAGCTCCGCCAGGCGCGCCTCGCGCACGGCCACGCGCGTCACGGCGCGCCACGCGTCCCGCGAGCGGTAGCGGAACCCCTCCACCGACTGCAGCGCGAACTGTACCGCCCGGCGCCGCACGACACACATCGTCTATAACACACCGACCTGCAGCCGGCGGCAGGCCAGCAGCTCGCGGCGCAGCTCCGCCAGGCGCGCCTCGCGCACGGCCACGCGCGTCACGGCGCGCCACGCGTCCCGCGAGCGGTAGCGGAACCCCTCCACCGACTGCAGCGCGAACTGTACCGCCCGGCGCCGCACGACACACATCGTCTATAACACACCGACCTGCAGCCGGCGGCAGGCCAGCAGCTCGCGGCGCAGCTCCGCCAGGCGCGCCTCGCGCACGGCCACGCGCGTCACGGCGCGCCACGCGTCCCGCGAGCGGTAGCGGAACCCCTCCACCGACTGCAGCGCGAACTGTACCGCCCGGCGCCGCACGACACACATCGTCTATAACACACCGACCTGCAGCCGGCGGCAGGCCAGCAGCTCGCGGCGCAGCTCCGCCAGGCGCGCCTCGCGCACGGCCACGCGCGTCACGGCGCGCCACGCGTCCCGCGAGCGGTAGCGGAACCCCTCCACCGACTGCAGCGCGAACTGTACCGCCCGGCGCCGCACGACACACATCGTCTATAACACACCGACCTGCAGCCGGCGGCAGGCCAGCAGCTCGCGGCGCAGCTCCGCCAGGCGCGCCTCGCGCACGGCCACGCGCGTCACGGCGCGCCACGCGTCCCGCGAGCGGTAGCGGAACCCCTCCACCGACTGCAGCGCGAACTGTACCGCCCGGCGCCGCACGACACACATCGTCTATAACACACCGACCTGCAGCCGGCGGCAGGCCAGCAGCTCGCGGCGCAGCTCCGCCAGGCGCGCCTCGCGCACGGCCACGCGCGTCACGGCGCGCCACGCGTCCCGCGAGCGGTAGCGGAACCCCTCCACCGACTGCAGCGCGAACTGTACCGCCCGGCGCCGCACGACACACATCGTCTATAACACACCGACCTGCAGCCGGCGGCAGGCCAGCAGCTCGCGGCGCAGCTCCGCCAGGCGCGCCTCGCGCACGGCCACGCGCGTCACGGCGCGCCACGCGTCCCGCGAGCGGTAGCGGAACCCCTCCACCGACTCCAGCGCGAACTCGTACCTCCTGGTGTCACACAACACAccatcataaataataatagtagacGATTCAGACTCAATGGCCCCGCAGACACAAACGCGCAGACCACGACAAATCATCCTtggtccttgtggatctccccaccatAACTCAAAGAGCACATTTAACCaccggtcccagttgttatcgtaAATACCTGATAGGAATCGATACTCATTttagggaacatatctgccaacccactGTGGAGCCCCGTGGTGGATTATACTCAGATAAAGCTAATAAAAATGActttaaaacaacaatataacACAAGTCCATACAAAATGACAAATTGTATTGATTGTAttgacaacaaaaaaattcaaaatcacatcATACAATGCCTTGGTATTCTATACATTGccaaaataatctatacaattattataaacaattgaaagatatatttatatatcccATAACTATATAATTTGCCAATAACACATAAATTATATCCTTCAAACCTATTACGTTTATAATCAACATATTTTCTGttgttcaaattaattaaaataaattctacttCACTTACTGCAGTACTTGCTGTCCGTTGAAACCTTTCGACAAATGTTCTTCGACAGCATCCATCAATGGCTTTTCTCTTATTGATACGAAGGACAACACTGATCcctaaaacaaacatttatttatgtacctTGTGTAACTTTATCACCACTGAAATTATATGAGCTTGAACAAAACATGCAACATGaagaaaaaattttattcaatttctgtcaacatttttaatttatgtaaagttGTCAGTCAGGTCAATGTACCTTTGACATTGTAGTTAGGGTATTCTGATTACTATAGAATGAACTCCCACTATTATTAGAGTCAACAATCGTTTGATTTTAGCAAAATCACATATACATAATTTAGCATTAAAcgcaatcaaaaataaaataaagacaaattacTCGGCAGATCCTATAATATGCAAATTTGTCTCGTCCTTATTAAGTTTAGTCCAATAGTTTTGTTTGTAAACTAACCTGGTTATTTCCTCTAGCAGTGCGTCCCGCTCTGTGCACGTATGAAGTAACATCGAGAGGAAAATCAAAGTTGATGACGTTGGAGACATGTTGGAAATCTATACCACGTGACACGCCTGACTCTTTGTCTTTCTTACGTTTTGACTTTTTctgaaattattcataaaatattaacaaaaaaaaacataaagatctaataacaatttgaaatattgcttagtattataaataaataataatagctaaCTAATGACTAGTCCATtgtcgcagtttgtagtgaacctgctttctgctctgggggtGAAGGAACTACAAATCTATaaagttgttttaaatttagatattaagaaacaaaagaaataaatacctttttcttttttgtaaattcCTCTTCACCAAGCAAACCTCCGTCTGGTTTTTCTAAAGCTTTTTCGTCCGATGCCACGATAATTTGATAACGTCCTCTGTTGAACTGATCCACAGACAAACACCTGATCGCAGCTGGTAGCTCAGAGTTTAGTACGCATGAGCTGATTTTAAACTGTTCCAAGTAAAGTTTTaatctaaaaacaaaatatataaatatgtaaaaaataaataatgttagaaaAATAACCAATTAGTTGTTTGCAAAAATTTCATTCCTATAGTAATTACAAACTATTTAAGATTAATGGCAATAGTAATCCTAAAATTTGTCAACCCACTATGACATGTAGAGTAATATCTGAATGCTGTGACCACTGCACCAACTCATTTTTAATCAACGTATACTAACATTTttgctatgtggctacggcagtaaagaatagaTGCAAGATATCAATATCTCGCTTATGTACAAAACTAATTTGTGCGGGTACTCAAATTTACCCCTACTAATTAGTTTCGACATTATagaaaaatttatcatttatatttttttattactatttattattacaaaattactttttcaattaaataaaagctgTTCAAGAAACTTACTTATAACACCTATCAACGGTCCTTACAAAGATGATACTCTTGCCTCTGATTAAGTTTAGTTTTAAGAGTGCATACAAAATTGCCGCTTTGTCATCTTCCTCTGCAAACAAATGATAGTGCTGTAGTTGTGACGACGGCGCTAACTCTGGCTCCTCAAGTTTTAAAGTTACTGGATTTCTgagcacaattttttttaaactgatcACATCATCTGATAGTGTCGCTGAAGCTAACACTGCTTGGTAGATTTTTGGcaaatgactgaaataaaaagtaagatATTACACATGAAATGATCTACACAATACATATTGTTTGTCAAATCATACATACATCCATGTAACtgaaaaatcataattatctcactttttttttaaattccaaattaGTAATCTAGTGTtttaatcaatacaaataattttttaatatattttattaaacacaaacaattaagaattaatatcataaataaattaaatgtcttGTCTATACAAAGTTATAGTTAACTAGTTATTGTTAGAGCCTATTAcaacagttgtggataacgctctttgacggatgacgatacaaatagacatTCGACGGTGTGAGGTAGAATAGACTAGTTAGACCTGTTTCtcatagaaatatctcataaatattgtattcaaaggtaaataattgtgtttgctggcaaacgaaaaaaaaccgacttcaattacatcaacaagtaatacaacataggtagacgaaaaaatagtcaagtaaatacgcattattaaagattactccaaaagttgtaatcagatctcgatgatatttaaatgtgaccacataataaacatcggcattcgattaaattaaaaatcatcaaaatcggtacaccataAAATAGAGTTATTCACAACTGGTGAAAGAGGCCATTAGGCAGACAAAACTTAACCATATCAAATTCAGTAACTTATTAAATATGTGGCCAAATTAAAGGaagataatatttactttaaaactaaCATTGTTGTGTTATTTCTatctaaaataatcaaaatatttacccAAGTAACTCTTTGATTTCATCTTCATATCCaaatgaaaaaactaaatctgcCTCATCAACAACCAGTACCGCCAAATCTTCTTTCAACCTCATGCTATTAGCTTTCAAGTGCGCTAGTGCTCTAGATGGTGTTGCAACAACAATGTCTGGTTTATCTGACAACAACGACTTCTGTATCTGCATATCAGCATTTTGTGATATATCTATGCAACGAACTTCCCTCGAACATTTtagtgttaaattatttattactgaaGTAAtctgaaatattaattactttttaatacatatacttttaatagtaattatgttattgttaggATAGAAATAAGTATTCAAATATAATGAAAGGGGCAAATAGATATTTACCTGGCCACACAACTCTTTACTTGGAGACAAGATAAGAGCTTTTATACACTGATGTGTACTTGTGTTCTTAAGGTTTAGTATCTTTTGTATGACTGGTATTGTGAATGCCGCTGTTTTGCCCGACCCCGTCCTCGCACGCATGAGTACATCTTTACCTTCCAACAGAAGAGGTATCGCCGTCTCTTGTATCAATGTTGGATGTGGCCAACCGAGTTGTGATATTGCCtgaaattaactataaaatgtATTCTGCTTTATTCAGTTTTCACTCAAATAAAGCTATATGTCTCTTCATTTATTGCATAGATATTAAACACTTcgactttataataaattttagctGAAACCGCGCGCTTTCACCATTTTTATTTAGATCAGTaacttttttgaaaatgtatgtGAAAATAACAACGTAATTAAAGGTTTTTGACCATTTTCTTTAATTACtgttatgatttaaataaatatattactgaaaacaatttttactaCTTTTGTTTTGTTCTAAACTCCttcaaaacttataaataaacacGCACCTTTAATATTCGATCATCTAGTTCCATTTCGTGAAACATAACCTTTTTTTCTTCATCCATGTTGTGTTAACTGTGCACTTTCTTCTGAACTATATACCACGAAGTAAAGATACAGACAAGTTTATTATAATGAGCGTTTGATTTGATTCAagttattgaaaacaaaaaaaaaacattaatattataaagaaattagtTAACTCCACATTTATTAAATGTCAATAACAAGTAGTTGAAAAGAAGGCACGCGGACAGCGCATGAGCGCAATGcgcataaaataaaatgacagaGAAACTGACAGCGTACGTAATTGACAGATAAAGGCTGCGTTCCATTGAGCGCCCGCAAAGCCCAttctatcgttccacctaaggcccgtgGTCGTCACGAGCAATTGctcgacgtcatagatgacgtcactgttcACGACCACATCGCCCACACAATATAGGTAGGTCGATGTTGGCTTCCATCAAAACGTGGCGGGGATTTTAAAAATGCAACTCTCAATGTTAAATTGTGAATGTTATGTCTCATTCGATTCTGCAAAAACGCAACGATTAATTCCCGGAAATCCATgctgaattaaattttactccAATACTTGCGAAATATTCATTCATAACCCCCACCGCCAGTCCTGGATTGGCCTATAAGCTATTTAAGCGATTGCTTAGGGCATCCCGTCGAGGGGGGACTAGAGAAAAAAAACGAGCACACGAAAGTTAAAGAATTTACCACTGGACAAGTATTGGCCCACAGGCCCTTTttctgtgtgtaccgattttgatgatttttaatttaatcgaaagccgatgtttatcatgtggtcacatttaaatttcatcgagatcggattataatttttgaaatattctttgatgatgcgtatttacttgactattttttcgtctacctacgttgtattacttgttgatgtaattggagtcagttttttttcgttagccagcaaacacagttatttacctttgaatattttcattataatattactatatttatgaaatatttctaagCGCTTATactattgacaattttttcgtctacctatgttgtattactaatcgatataattgaagtcggttttttttcgattgccTGCAATCAATGCGTGATTTCAAAACTTTACAAcagtatacatatttataattattgtaggtagtagtaataattatttacagaaacATTACATAAATTTTTGAACAATTAACTAGTTATTTTGACTGGAGACcttgtattgatatttttttcttttttaccttgtacttatatatatatatatatatatatatatatatatatatatatatatatatatatatatacatcctgctaataattaggcgtcccacatgggccgaaatgcatctaaactggcgtccacctcctttagacgtccgcatatcggacgccacttttttaatcgatgtccCATTAGTCCTCTTGGCTCTAGCTAcctgtacaacaaaaatcgccggaagccaaaaaatcgttgagacatttgcatttgtataactaaaacttccgcgaaattccgcaccaacggtgcagcgctagtctagcgcgtatatcgacagagcgtatactctgctaaaactcttccgatacaaccgattatttgacgtcctattgcgacgttgccaaactgactgtatttgaaggttttgaaatattcaattaagtcaaaacaaatcatttaaaaacagttgctacgcacgtgtcgctgcttatttgacgctcggttgcaaaatactgcttaagtagtaaaataaaataaaagtacacttaaaaggaaaaagtgaggctttaacgaatttacgaattgaatttacatattaaacggaaaagtgacactattttgtcataaaaataaaaatatttctataagttaactagctgacccggcaaacgttgtcttgccgctaaacgctattttaaaataggggttggtggtagaagggtgaaaacatagggttgtatgtatttttcaacgccaaatcataataaaataaaaaataaaataatttatctaaaaattaaaaattaaatttaggggtggactacccttaacatttagggggatgaaaaatagatgttgttcgattctcatacctacccaatatgcacaaaaaatttcatgagaatcggtcaagccgtttcggaggagtttaactacaaacaccgcgacacgagaattttatatattagatatacattatctatactCTTTTGCATGAATATGGAAGCCAGGCTGGGTAGCAGTCTTTgaatctgaaaaaacaaaggttctgttacatttaatacatttttgcaatgattttttatttggttactgagcgcccctactgaaaatttgttttttgtttagtgacggtttggtcatggacgtcgaatatgtagtggttcgaatagtaggtatacagatttacgacgtccgtatataaggtaagggctacgcaatacgtaacacatatacggacgttagtttgacgcatactgttattaaggatacgaagtttttttgcagctgttctggcttttgacccaatccaggctacacgcaatgccgtcaaaaaactttgggacacttttagacaatgaaagttttagaattgctctcggtctccggttgggagctccactgtgctttgaacacagatctccgtgcggaaaagaggtcgattctttcggactacacggcctttcctgtaacaagagttcaggtaggttttcccgccacggttccctaaacgataccataaaaaagctcttgccaccatcgactttcctgctcttatcgagcctactggaattagtcgcaatgatggcaagagacctgatggattgacgttggttccctgggaaaggggacgggcgcttttgtgggacgcaacctgcgttgacacacttgctccttctcatgtcagggaaagagccttaaaagcgggagccacagcggaaaaagctgaaacgattaaacggcacaagtattcgtcattaatttcaaattacatctttgtgccatttgcagtcgaaacacttggaccttggagtagcagtgctaaatcTTTTTTGAAATGAGATAACtcttcgccttattgcctccactggtgacaagagggctagtgcatttttttgcccagagaatcggcatagcgattcaacgagaaaatgctgtcagcattcttgacacgattccacgcggacatgatttataccaaaactatctgtaaatatttagttcttaagttgtgaattgtaaatatgtataatgtttaataaactattgttatccacttaaaaaaaaattagaaacctacttaaaagatatactttatattttataagtaaatattgtttgacgacgtttaaatttgccagacgacgacttaggtaaatcattctagtgaaatagagttaagtagttagactatttagtctgtataaaaatattttagccgtgagacatttttatattgaaaatgataataatatgttgtttgtaaaagcaggcagcacaactatttgtggctataaaacttaattaacctataagattcgtcagcgaagaagaaaaaataatatcctcgtattcttggatgcccagttacccatgttctaaaattacttgaaatccgtttagctgttttggcgtgatgaagacacaacgacacatacaaacatataaaaaaaatgttcgattcagtaacctgtattcatagaccgtatcactttttttaaatatcttcaatgtacagaaagtatccgtggcaggataagggaacattatttattattattctttgacggttcgcaggaaagtggacataatcTACGAACCggcaaagaatacttataacaaatggacataacgataaataattatttattatattattattctgatgatgtgctacgtcgtcaataattaaaatgttaaaagactaaataaaatatatgttgcaaCTCATTAAGAGAGCTATTATAGGATGAAAAATTGGAGGTGTTCCTATGACcgttacatgttaaaatttcaacgagcgtaatagaattatttcttaagttaacgatagatgatcacacctactagaaaactggcaacgtcgcatttcagcttacttctcactcatttcatcattacttatataggacgctaaataatcggtgcattaagtgaggctatatggatatatggaggaagcaataacataagtatcatgaaaggggttcataaatggttgggcacaactgtaagcagaatattctcaaaaaagaaatttaaagaaattgatataacccacggaatttaaaatgaaaaaaataagcaacattcgcagaaaaaacatataaaatgtaagcataactgagggacgtcgtaataacgcagtttgtgcttgacgccaaaaatgtatctggatgtatatatatatatatatatatatatatatatatatatatatatataaaactataaaatcattaaaacttttaaagcgCGCGACAGTAAATGTCCTTTGTACGATGTCCGTATGTTTGTACTACATTAAATAGTTATTGCAAAATAGTActgtaataatgataattaaatgtgtattttaaGAATTCGAAAAATGTAGTTCCATTGACAGTAATGAGTACTTTATGATTTTTGGAGTTAATGTAAATATAGTTTTGTTaggtatttacttttaaataatagtgGTGAGCATACTAATGAGTACTAACAGCATAACACGTGTATTTTAACCAACGCTTTAACATTTAATCTTATGTAATACTTTGTAAATAAGCTCCATtccattatataaattataaataaattagaattgtttataaaattaaagcgTAAAAAACTTATTCTTGGTTGTAAAGTTTATAAACGTTTAATTTCTATTGTAGGTACTTGCACTACATGATAATTGGTAATGGCCGAAGGTAATGGCACAATATTTTGTCAGGCAACCATAAAATTTCctattagaattaatttttatggcAACCCATACCAATGGCCGAGTTGTTGCTGCATTgctctattattatttttaactgcgAAGTATTTTAGTGAATTGTAATTTCTTTCAAATTCCTATCGCGATAATATTATAGTGTCTAGTTGGAAATTCTTAGACTATGTTACATTATTAACGCTCTCCCACCATGATGTCTAACCGCGGATGCGTTACGGGCCGCAGTTCATTGCCTTATGTAAAACTGGTAATGGTGTTTCTTCCGTGAGTGACCGAAATATACAGTGACTTATGTATATAGTTAGCCCCTTATAGTGACTAGTGAATAAAGTGTTAAAATGTCAAATTCAACGGCTCAAGTGTTAATGAAGAAGGGGAAACGGGGTGCAGCTGCGTATATCCACGCGGATTGCGCTAGTGGATCACCGCAGCACCTCGGCCCACTTCTCGACGTCCTGCTGAACCCCAGCAAGGCCATAGATGAGTGGGAAACAATCGACTGGTGTCGTTGGCTCCTTGCGGGCGGGAGGACACCTGACGAATTCGCCGCAGTTGGTGAGTAAATTCAATTATAACTGTACTCTGTTAATTGTATCTCGTTCTTTGGAGGTTATGAacaataatttgttataataaaattgttttgtaaaaagCGCTGCggaacgaagaaaaaaaaatcagcttatttttattaaaaaagaattatatagaATCACAAATTTCGAGTTCTAGTAAGTTCTTGTtttgaaaagtaataaattctCTGCATGAAGATGTATTGAAGCCATCAACATTCAGAATTTTTTACTATCACTgctgaatttttaaaatgttttgaataaatACCTCAGAAATAACATTTCTCATTCAAATATTCAAAGTCATGCTCGATAAATTATTTTGAGTACGGTTTAAATGAATATAGGAAATAATGATGAATCACAGTTCTTGTCTCATATCTGATGGTTATATAATGTATCTCAGAATGTTCTTAGTCTGTTTTCCTAATAAGGCTGTGGCCTTATTGTTTTGAAAAGGCAATACACACGTGTCTTTGTTAAGACAAATGTGACACAAGGATAAGATATTATCAGATAACAACAAGAAACTTGTTTGACAATAAAAGTGTTTTATATAGGCATAACATTGTACCATGATGTGTCAGTATCatgataactataaaaaaataggtgacaataaaaaaaaatcaggtacagataagaaattatttattttaattacctaaTTCGAATATAAATTGAAGTTTTCATTTGAATTATGTATAATGTGAAATTGTTTAAGTTTTTGGTTACCATccagtattttataaatatggtCTGTTATATTCATCACACCTAATAGTTATCATAATTTTTCTGTCTTACACAACACtgccaaaaaatattttattgcatgaGAAACCATAAAAATATGCAGAAATGTTTTCTTTTCACTCAGAAATGGCTTAATAAAACTACCGTATCTAAACTTTtcctttgttttattgtttcaaaataatgaaAGTCGTCATAATATATCACAATagaatctaaattaaattttaattttgggaACCCGTCTGCACTTTATAACCTTTACAATTCAGTCTAGCCTTGTCAGTTCCGTGAATgtgtaaaaacattaaaaattgtaGCTGAAAAAGTTATTAGTCCTTAACTCTCTCCtacacataataattttttagtctGTGATAATACTGTCTGATTATGTAAAATTACACCTACTATATGCATATGTTTACTTTTTATCTCTGAGATACATAGTTGCAAAACAATAGAAGGAATAATTATGTTAACAACACATGCAGTGGAAA contains these protein-coding regions:
- the LOC123656390 gene encoding probable ATP-dependent RNA helicase DDX56 — its product is MDEEKKVMFHEMELDDRILKAISQLGWPHPTLIQETAIPLLLEGKDVLMRARTGSGKTAAFTIPVIQKILNLKNTSTHQCIKALILSPSKELCGQITSVINNLTLKCSREVRCIDISQNADMQIQKSLLSDKPDIVVATPSRALAHLKANSMRLKEDLAVLVVDEADLVFSFGYEDEIKELLGHLPKIYQAVLASATLSDDVISLKKIVLRNPVTLKLEEPELAPSSQLQHYHLFAEEDDKAAILYALLKLNLIRGKSIIFVRTVDRCYKLKLYLEQFKISSCVLNSELPAAIRCLSVDQFNRGRYQIIVASDEKALEKPDGGLLGEEEFTKKKKKKSKRKKDKESGVSRGIDFQHVSNVINFDFPLDVTSYVHRAGRTARGNNQGSVLSFVSIREKPLMDAVEEHLSKGFNGQQVLQRYEFALESVEGFRYRSRDAWRAVTRVAVREARLAELRRELLACRRLQGYFEENPTDLAALKRDKALHTVRIQPQLAHVPEYLLPAALRSDDTEADTEASTPAPPKKRKQAGSFGSAKRHKYQARQRDPLKSFELKNLKKTPAADDG